A portion of the Lolium rigidum isolate FL_2022 chromosome 1, APGP_CSIRO_Lrig_0.1, whole genome shotgun sequence genome contains these proteins:
- the LOC124669960 gene encoding proteasome subunit alpha type-4-1 yields the protein MSRRYDSRTTIFSPEGRLYQVEYAMEAIGNAGSALGILAADGVVLVGEKKVTSKLLQSSRSAEKMYKIDSHLACAVAGIMSDANILINTARLHAQRYSLSYQEPIPVEQLVQSLCDTKQGYTQFGGLRPFGVSFLFAGWDKKHGFQLYMSDPSGNYSGWKASAVGANSQAAQSMLKQDYRDGMTREEAVALALKVLSKTMDSTSLTAEKLELAEVFLHPGTGEVQYQVCTPDAMGKLLAKAGLTQPAPEA from the coding sequence atgTCTCGCCGCTACGACAGCCGCACCACGATCTTCTCGCCGGAGGGCCGTCTGTACCAGGTGGAGTACGCGATGGAGGCGATCGGCAACGCCGGGTCGGCCCTCGGCATCCTGGCGGCCGACGGCGTGGTCCTGGTCGGCGAGAAGAAGGTCACCTCCAAGCTCCTCCAGTCCTCCCGATCCGCCGAGAAGATGTACAAGATCGACTCCCACctcgcctgcgccgtcgccggGATCATGTCCGACGCCAACATCCTCATCAACACCGCCCGCCTCCACGCCCAGCGCTACTCCCTCTCCTACCAGGAGCCCATCCCCGTCGAGCAGCTCGTCCAGTCCCTCTGCGACACCAAGCAGGGCTACACCCAGTTCGGAGGCCTGCGCCCCTTCGGCGTCTCCTTCCTCTTCGCCGGCTGGGACAAGAAGCACGGCTTCCAGCTCTACATGAGCGACCCCTCAGGTAACTACAGCGGCTGGAAGGCCTCCGCCGTCGGGGCCAACAGCCAGGCCGCGCAATCCATGCTCAAGCAGGACTACCGCGACGGCATGACCCGCGAGGAGGCAGTCGCCCTTGCCCTAAAGGTCCTCAGCAAGACCATGGATTCCACTAGTTTGACAGCAGAGAAGCTGGAGCTGGCCGAGGTGTTCCTGCATCCCGGCACTGGGGAAGTGCAGTACCAGGTCTGCACCCCAGATGCCATGGGGAAGCTGCTTGCCAAGGCTGGGCTCACGCAGCCGGCCCCTGAGGCCTGA